A genomic window from Ischnura elegans chromosome 10, ioIscEleg1.1, whole genome shotgun sequence includes:
- the LOC124166442 gene encoding small integral membrane protein 8, with product MSQSQKQPIQQTASQHATNINPEPGEGLRSVQTTGVFRAVNFELYVKQNKGIMALGLMAFGISVGYIFYMRPKHESLAYVTVTDSEGNRVTRPKESRWDV from the coding sequence ATGTCTCAAAGTCAAAAGCAGCCAATTCAACAAACTGCAAGTCAGCATGCTACCAATATTAATCCAGAACCAGGCGAAGGACTCCGTTCGGTCCAGACGACTGGTGTTTTCCGTGCAGTGAATTTTGAGTTATACGTTAAACAGAACAAAGGAATCATGGCCCTAGGTCTCATGGCATTCGGTATTTCCGTTGGATATATATTCTACATGCGACCCAAACATGAAAGCTTAGCTTACGTCACCGTCACTGATTCAGAGGGAAATAGAGTAACCAGGCCTAAGGAATCAAGATGGGATGTGTGA